In Thioclava sp. GXIMD2076, one DNA window encodes the following:
- a CDS encoding urease subunit gamma encodes MNLTPREKEKLMVSLAAMVARGRLERGVKLNHPEAIAIISDFVVEGARAGRSVAELMETGAEVITREQCMEGIPEMIHSIQVEATFPDGTKLVTVHHPIR; translated from the coding sequence ATGAACCTGACCCCGAGGGAAAAGGAAAAGCTGATGGTCAGCCTTGCCGCCATGGTGGCGCGCGGGCGGCTGGAGCGTGGTGTGAAACTCAACCATCCCGAGGCGATCGCGATCATTTCGGATTTCGTGGTCGAGGGCGCGCGCGCGGGCCGGTCGGTGGCCGAGCTGATGGAAACCGGCGCCGAGGTGATCACCCGTGAACAATGTATGGAGGGCATCCCCGAGATGATCCATTCCATTCAGGTCGAGGCAACATTCCCCGATGGCACGAAACTCGTGACCGTCCACCACCCTATTCGCTGA
- a CDS encoding urease subunit beta: protein MIPGEILPAAGEITLNEGLTPVTLLVANTGDRPIQVGSHYHFAETNPGLQFDREAACGYRLDIAAGTAVRFEPGQSREVTLVPYRGAREVWGFNQKVMGKL from the coding sequence ATGATCCCCGGTGAAATCCTTCCCGCCGCTGGCGAGATCACGCTGAATGAGGGGCTGACCCCTGTCACCCTCCTGGTGGCCAATACCGGCGACCGTCCGATCCAGGTCGGTAGCCATTACCATTTTGCCGAGACCAATCCGGGTCTGCAATTCGACCGCGAGGCTGCGTGCGGCTACCGGCTGGATATCGCGGCGGGCACCGCCGTGCGCTTCGAGCCGGGCCAGTCGCGCGAGGTCACGCTGGTGCCCTATCGCGGTGCGCGCGAGGTCTGGGGCTTCAACCAGAAG
- a CDS encoding Lrp/AsnC family transcriptional regulator has protein sequence MIAFDDIDRQILRALAEDGTLNAGALGRRLGMSQPSAWRRVKRLQDAGVLAGTRAVIDRAAVGFGVTVFLGIKLATRGRVSLEDFERAAGAITEVQVIQHVLGQFDYRLQVTARDIPDFERVLRRRIMTLPAVGHVEANVMLSEERRLGPLG, from the coding sequence ATGATCGCGTTCGACGATATCGATCGTCAGATCCTGCGCGCGCTGGCCGAGGATGGAACGTTGAATGCAGGTGCTTTGGGGCGGCGGCTCGGGATGTCGCAGCCCTCCGCATGGCGGCGGGTGAAGCGGTTGCAGGATGCCGGCGTGCTGGCGGGCACGCGGGCGGTGATCGACCGTGCGGCGGTGGGCTTTGGCGTGACGGTGTTTCTGGGGATCAAGCTCGCCACGCGAGGCCGCGTTAGCCTCGAGGATTTCGAGCGCGCGGCAGGGGCGATTACGGAGGTGCAGGTGATCCAGCACGTTCTGGGCCAGTTCGATTACCGGTTGCAGGTGACCGCCCGTGACATTCCCGATTTCGAGCGGGTGCTCCGGCGGCGGATCATGACGCTTCCGGCGGTTGGTCATGTCGAAGCGAATGTGATGCTCTCCGAGGAGCGCCGTCTCGGACCGCTCGGGTAG
- the ileS gene encoding isoleucine--tRNA ligase: protein MCADTTDKSVDYHDTVFLPETDFPMRAGLPLREPEWLERWAKIGIYDRLREKAQGRTPFTLHDGPPYANGHLHIGHALNKVIKDIITRSHQMMGHDARYVPGWDCHGLPIEWKIEEQYRKAGKDKDEVPVIDFRQECRKFAEGWVDIQREEFKRLGVYGNWDDPYLTMNFHAERVIAEEFMTFLMNGTLYQGSKPVMWSPVEKTALAEAEVEYHDHTSHMIWVRFKPKADVLDGASVVIWTTTPWTIPQNRAVAYGPSMSYGLYRVDIPAEKSTAEAGELIVLADKLADDVMNSAKVEGYSRIRDVATSEFEGVILNHPYAGVEGANGEWDYDVPMLPGDHVTDDAGTGFVHTAPSHGDDDYQLGLKFGLKMTYNIEADGSYRADLPLFAGMKIVADDGKDGPANVENIKQLAYAGALLSKGKLKHSYPHSWRSKAPLIYRNTPQWFAAIDAKMEDGMGTYGDTIRQRALKSIEELVTFTPERGKNRLHSMIETRPDWVLSRQRAWGVPLTCFTKVGAKPDAEDFLLRNAEVNARITAAFEEKGADVWYEEGFKARVLDGIVNPEDYNQVFDVLDVWFDSGSTHAFVLRDREDGTPDGIADVYLEGTDQHRGWFHSSLLQASATKGRAPYRNVVTHGFTLDEKGMKMSKSIGNTVAPQEVISEYGADILRLWVAQADYTADQRIGPKILKGVADSYRRLRNTLRYMLGALKDFDESERLDVSEMPELERFILHRLAELDTEIQADYRAFNFQSVFQKLFTFCTIELSAFHFDIRKDALYCDPADSTRRRAARTVMDILFHRLTTWLAPILPFTMEDVWLSRFEGAEASVHLEDFPETPAEWRNAALAQKWEAIRRARRAVTAALEVQRRDKVIGASLEAAPVVHVEDAELLDVLKTVPFEDLCITSGITLTADAAPAEAFRLPDVAGVAVVFEMAEGEKCERCWRILPDVGTHQHAHTCKRCNDALG from the coding sequence ATGTGTGCCGACACGACCGACAAATCCGTCGATTACCACGATACCGTCTTCCTGCCCGAAACCGATTTCCCGATGCGCGCGGGCCTGCCCCTGCGCGAGCCCGAATGGCTCGAGCGTTGGGCGAAGATCGGCATCTATGACCGGCTGCGCGAAAAAGCCCAAGGCCGCACCCCCTTCACGCTGCATGACGGCCCTCCCTATGCCAACGGGCATCTCCATATCGGCCACGCGCTGAACAAGGTGATCAAGGACATCATCACCCGTTCGCACCAGATGATGGGCCATGACGCGCGCTATGTTCCGGGCTGGGATTGCCACGGCCTGCCGATCGAATGGAAGATCGAGGAGCAATACCGCAAGGCCGGCAAGGACAAGGACGAAGTTCCGGTCATCGACTTCCGTCAGGAATGCCGCAAGTTTGCCGAAGGCTGGGTCGATATCCAGCGCGAGGAATTCAAGCGCCTTGGCGTTTACGGGAATTGGGACGACCCCTACCTGACCATGAATTTCCACGCCGAGCGCGTGATCGCGGAAGAGTTCATGACCTTCCTGATGAATGGCACGCTCTATCAGGGCTCGAAACCCGTGATGTGGTCGCCGGTCGAGAAGACCGCGCTGGCCGAGGCAGAGGTCGAATATCACGACCACACGAGCCACATGATCTGGGTCCGCTTCAAGCCCAAGGCCGATGTGCTGGACGGCGCTTCGGTCGTGATCTGGACCACCACGCCCTGGACCATCCCGCAAAACCGCGCGGTGGCCTATGGCCCGTCCATGTCCTACGGCCTCTACCGTGTGGATATTCCCGCCGAAAAATCCACGGCGGAAGCGGGCGAGCTGATCGTGCTGGCCGACAAGCTGGCCGATGATGTGATGAATTCCGCCAAGGTCGAGGGCTATTCGCGCATCCGCGATGTGGCGACTTCGGAATTCGAGGGCGTGATCCTCAACCACCCCTATGCGGGTGTCGAAGGCGCCAATGGCGAGTGGGATTACGATGTCCCCATGCTGCCGGGCGATCATGTGACCGATGATGCGGGCACGGGCTTTGTCCATACCGCGCCGTCGCATGGTGATGACGACTATCAGCTGGGCCTGAAATTCGGCCTCAAGATGACCTATAACATCGAGGCCGATGGCTCCTATCGCGCTGATCTGCCGCTCTTTGCCGGCATGAAGATCGTGGCCGATGATGGCAAGGACGGGCCCGCCAATGTGGAAAACATCAAGCAGCTGGCCTATGCCGGTGCGCTGCTGTCCAAGGGCAAGCTGAAGCACAGCTATCCGCATAGCTGGCGCTCGAAGGCACCGCTGATCTATCGCAACACGCCGCAATGGTTTGCCGCCATCGATGCGAAAATGGAGGACGGCATGGGCACCTATGGTGACACCATCCGTCAGCGCGCGCTGAAATCCATCGAGGAACTGGTGACCTTCACCCCCGAGCGCGGCAAGAACCGCCTGCATTCGATGATCGAGACGCGCCCCGACTGGGTTCTGTCGCGCCAGCGCGCCTGGGGCGTGCCGCTGACCTGCTTTACCAAAGTCGGCGCCAAACCCGATGCCGAGGACTTCCTGCTGCGCAACGCGGAAGTGAATGCCCGCATCACCGCAGCCTTCGAGGAAAAAGGCGCCGATGTCTGGTATGAAGAGGGCTTCAAGGCCCGCGTGCTCGATGGCATCGTGAACCCCGAGGACTACAATCAGGTCTTCGACGTGCTGGATGTATGGTTCGACTCTGGGTCCACCCATGCCTTCGTGCTGCGTGACCGCGAGGATGGCACCCCCGATGGCATCGCGGATGTCTATCTGGAAGGCACCGACCAGCACCGTGGCTGGTTCCATTCCTCGCTCCTGCAGGCCTCGGCCACCAAGGGCCGTGCGCCCTATCGCAATGTGGTCACCCATGGGTTCACGCTGGATGAGAAGGGCATGAAAATGTCCAAATCCATCGGCAACACCGTCGCGCCGCAAGAGGTAATCTCGGAATATGGCGCCGATATCCTGCGTCTGTGGGTGGCACAGGCCGATTACACCGCCGACCAGCGGATCGGTCCGAAAATCCTCAAGGGCGTGGCTGATAGCTATCGCCGCCTGCGCAACACGCTGCGCTATATGCTCGGCGCGCTGAAGGATTTCGACGAGAGCGAGCGTCTGGATGTTTCGGAAATGCCCGAGCTCGAGCGCTTCATCCTGCACCGTCTGGCGGAGCTCGACACGGAAATCCAGGCAGATTACCGCGCCTTCAACTTCCAGTCCGTGTTCCAGAAGCTCTTCACCTTCTGCACGATCGAGCTGTCGGCCTTCCATTTCGACATCCGCAAGGACGCGCTCTATTGCGACCCGGCAGACAGCACCCGCCGCCGTGCCGCCCGCACGGTGATGGATATCCTGTTCCATCGCCTGACCACATGGCTCGCGCCGATCCTGCCATTTACGATGGAAGATGTCTGGCTGTCGCGCTTTGAGGGTGCGGAGGCCTCGGTCCATCTCGAGGACTTCCCCGAGACGCCTGCCGAGTGGCGCAATGCCGCACTGGCCCAGAAATGGGAGGCGATCCGCCGTGCCCGCCGTGCCGTGACCGCAGCCCTCGAGGTGCAGCGCCGCGACAAGGTGATCGGTGCCTCGCTCGAGGCGGCACCCGTTGTGCATGTGGAGGATGCGGAGCTTTTGGACGTGCTGAAAACAGTGCCCTTCGAGGATCTGTGCATCACCTCCGGCATCACGCTGACGGCGGATGCGGCCCCTGCCGAGGCCTTCCGCCTGCCCGATGTGGCGGGTGTGGCCGTGGTCTTCGAGATGGCCGAGGGCGAGAAATGCGAACGTTGCTGGCGCATCCTGCCGGATGTCGGCACGCACCAGCACGCCCATACCTGCAAACGCTGCAACGATGCGCTCGGCTAA
- a CDS encoding HupE/UreJ family protein has protein sequence MKHLKKTIAAAALLPSVAMAHPGHEAGTVMAGIAHPLSGADHILAMVAIGLMAVQLGGRALWAVPAGFVGSMLVGATMGAHGVPFFSVEPLILASIIVLGAIVALSARLPVAALVPMVALFGMAHGWAHGAEGPAHGMAAYFAGFTLATAGLHVAGMVFGRVIHRFALRGLGVATAAAGLALAFAG, from the coding sequence ATGAAACATCTCAAGAAAACCATCGCCGCCGCCGCCCTTCTGCCGAGCGTTGCCATGGCGCATCCGGGCCATGAGGCCGGCACCGTTATGGCTGGTATCGCGCACCCGCTGAGCGGGGCTGACCATATTCTGGCGATGGTGGCCATTGGTCTGATGGCCGTGCAACTGGGTGGCCGTGCGCTCTGGGCTGTGCCTGCGGGCTTTGTGGGCTCCATGCTGGTCGGTGCCACCATGGGCGCGCATGGCGTGCCGTTCTTCTCGGTCGAGCCGCTGATCCTTGCCTCGATCATCGTTCTGGGCGCGATCGTGGCGCTCTCGGCACGTCTGCCGGTGGCCGCACTGGTGCCGATGGTGGCGCTCTTTGGCATGGCGCATGGCTGGGCACATGGGGCGGAAGGTCCGGCGCATGGGATGGCGGCCTATTTCGCGGGCTTTACGCTCGCCACTGCCGGTCTGCATGTGGCGGGGATGGTCTTCGGCCGTGTGATCCACCGCTTCGCGCTGCGCGGTCTGGGAGTGGCGACGGCTGCGGCCGGTCTCGCGCTGGCTTTCGCGGGGTAA
- a CDS encoding urease accessory protein UreD has product MQRSHGDAAVRFEAGRLKGLRQRGSAKAQLPRVGAVPEVVFLNTSGGLTSGDTLSYALDIEGGRVVATTQAAERAYRADDGAATVRVTHRVGAGSWLDWVPQETILFDRSHIDRHTVIDLAPDAGCLMLESVVLGRHAMGETVGTLGLRDRREIRRAGRPVMIEPFVMGTAELGHRGALLGDARAFATMVMCCQGAEDAVGRVRDVLDEEGVEAAASGFDGKVIMRCIARDGWPLRKQLLRVMAVLRGNVPAPRVWQI; this is encoded by the coding sequence ATGCAGCGCAGCCATGGCGATGCCGCCGTGCGCTTTGAGGCCGGTCGGCTGAAAGGGCTGCGCCAGCGCGGCTCGGCCAAGGCGCAGCTGCCGCGTGTGGGCGCGGTGCCGGAGGTGGTGTTTCTCAATACCTCGGGTGGTCTGACCTCGGGCGATACCTTGTCCTATGCGCTTGATATCGAAGGAGGCCGCGTGGTGGCCACCACCCAGGCGGCCGAGCGCGCTTACCGTGCCGATGACGGTGCGGCCACCGTGCGGGTAACGCACAGGGTGGGGGCGGGCAGCTGGCTTGACTGGGTGCCGCAGGAGACGATCCTGTTCGACCGCTCCCATATCGACCGGCACACGGTGATCGATCTGGCGCCTGATGCGGGCTGCCTGATGCTGGAGTCCGTGGTGCTGGGGCGCCATGCGATGGGCGAGACCGTCGGCACGTTGGGCCTGCGCGACCGGCGCGAGATCCGCCGTGCGGGAAGGCCTGTGATGATCGAGCCCTTTGTGATGGGCACCGCCGAGCTCGGGCACCGTGGCGCGTTACTGGGCGATGCCCGTGCTTTTGCCACGATGGTGATGTGCTGTCAGGGCGCCGAGGATGCGGTTGGTCGTGTGCGGGATGTGCTTGACGAGGAGGGCGTCGAGGCGGCAGCCTCCGGTTTTGATGGCAAGGTGATCATGCGGTGTATCGCCAGAGATGGCTGGCCGCTACGCAAACAATTGCTGCGGGTGATGGCGGTCTTGCGGGGCAATGTGCCCGCACCGCGCGTCTGGCAGATTTAG
- a CDS encoding Lrp/AsnC family transcriptional regulator yields the protein MQLDDVDRRILRHLMADPAQSNADLAERAGLTTATCWRRIEKMQAEGVLQGRQAIINWRALGWEVEVSLRFTLDKTNPRAFDQFLEAARKVPEVIEIQTFLGQTDVRLNVIARDMAHYQQIYRSQILSLPHIQETDALMLISKVKDSTELPL from the coding sequence ATGCAACTTGATGATGTGGATCGGCGGATCTTGCGCCATCTGATGGCCGATCCGGCGCAGAGCAATGCCGATCTGGCCGAGCGGGCGGGGCTGACCACGGCCACCTGTTGGCGCCGGATCGAGAAGATGCAGGCCGAGGGGGTCTTGCAGGGGCGGCAGGCGATCATCAACTGGCGGGCCTTGGGGTGGGAGGTCGAAGTGTCCTTGCGCTTCACGCTCGACAAGACAAATCCGCGGGCTTTCGACCAGTTTCTGGAGGCCGCCCGTAAGGTGCCGGAGGTGATCGAGATCCAGACCTTTCTTGGCCAGACCGATGTGCGGCTCAATGTGATTGCCCGTGACATGGCGCATTACCAGCAGATCTACCGTAGCCAGATCCTGTCCCTGCCGCATATCCAGGAGACCGACGCGCTGATGCTGATTTCCAAGGTGAAGGATAGCACGGAGTTGCCGCTATGA
- the ilvC gene encoding ketol-acid reductoisomerase, translated as MRVFYDRDCDVNLIKDLKVAILGYGSQGHAHALNLRDSGAKNLAIALREGSPSAKKAEAEGLAVMGIAEAAAWADVIMFAMPDELQAETYKKYVHDNLREGAAIAFAHGLNVHFGLIEPKAGVDVIMMAPKGPGHTVRGEYVKGGGVPCLFAVETDATGRAQDIALSYCSAIGGGRSGIIETNFRQECETDLFGEQAVLCGGLVELIRCGFETLVEAGYEPEMAYFECLHEVKLIVDLIYEGGIATMDYSISNTAEYGQYVSGPRILPYEETKARMKAVLTDIQTGKFVRDFMLENSVGQPTLKASRRANDEHPIEQTGAKLREMMPWIGKGKLVDKARN; from the coding sequence ATGCGTGTATTCTATGATCGCGACTGCGATGTGAACCTGATCAAGGATCTCAAAGTTGCTATTCTCGGCTATGGCAGCCAGGGCCACGCCCATGCGCTGAACCTGCGCGACTCGGGCGCAAAAAACCTTGCCATCGCGCTGCGCGAAGGCTCACCCTCGGCCAAGAAAGCCGAAGCAGAAGGTCTGGCCGTCATGGGCATCGCCGAAGCCGCTGCTTGGGCCGATGTTATCATGTTCGCCATGCCCGACGAACTGCAGGCCGAAACCTACAAGAAATATGTGCATGACAACCTGCGCGAAGGTGCAGCGATTGCCTTTGCCCACGGCCTGAACGTGCATTTCGGCCTGATCGAGCCGAAAGCCGGCGTCGATGTCATCATGATGGCGCCCAAAGGTCCGGGCCACACCGTGCGTGGCGAATACGTCAAAGGCGGCGGCGTGCCCTGCCTCTTCGCAGTCGAAACCGACGCAACCGGCCGCGCGCAAGACATCGCGCTGTCCTATTGCTCGGCCATCGGTGGCGGCCGCTCGGGCATCATCGAGACCAATTTCCGTCAGGAATGCGAAACCGACCTCTTCGGCGAGCAAGCCGTTCTCTGTGGCGGTCTGGTCGAACTGATCCGTTGCGGCTTCGAGACCCTCGTCGAGGCAGGCTACGAGCCGGAAATGGCCTATTTCGAGTGCCTGCACGAAGTGAAACTGATCGTCGACCTGATCTATGAGGGCGGTATCGCCACCATGGATTACTCGATCTCGAACACCGCGGAATACGGCCAATATGTCTCGGGCCCGCGTATCCTCCCCTACGAGGAAACCAAAGCCCGCATGAAAGCCGTCCTCACGGACATCCAGACCGGCAAATTCGTGCGTGACTTCATGCTCGAAAACTCGGTCGGTCAACCGACCCTCAAAGCGTCGCGCCGCGCCAATGACGAGCACCCGATCGAACAGACCGGTGCGAAACTGCGCGAGATGATGCCCTGGATCGGCAAAGGCAAGCTGGTCGACAAAGCGCGCAACTGA